Genomic segment of Salvia splendens isolate huo1 chromosome 12, SspV2, whole genome shotgun sequence:
AAGTACAACCAACTAAGACCAATGAAAAAAACCAAGTACCAACATTAAATCAAAAGCAAAAACATGCATACAACCACGCCCAAGGCTCACACCACAAGCAACTATCCACCAAGCAAGCAAGGTTAACAAAGCTTTACAACAAACCGAGGGCAAGACAAACCTCTTTAGAGGTCTTTGATTGCAACCTTAGCCTTATGCTTGATGTCAGTCCATCTTCTAACCCGGCTCAACTCCTCATATATTTGCTCCGGTACAAGGGAAACTCTGGACACCATCCTTTAGCCCATGAACCTAGCCTCCATAGTAAGAGTCTCTTCTCAGTTTCCCAACAAACAATCTTCTCAAAAACAATTTTGTTCCTAAGCCATCAAATGACCATGTTGTCACACGACTTGAAGGagtttaattcgaattttgttTGGATGTATGTACATGTTGTTTTATTGCATAAGTAACGCGAACTCACGAGCTACGTACAAAATTCAATATAATCCATGACATAACTCGACTAGTGCTAAAAACATTAATCCTTATGATATAATTATTTTCACATTAATATCGCGTACAAATTAAAGTACAAGACCCCATTATCATAATAATACATTAATATTGAACCCTTTATAAATTCTACAAAAATAAACAGGGTTCTGGGGTACATAGATTGGTAACACATTTAATTTGTTAGGTGCTATCTTTTGTACTGGCCTAAATTCTAActtctaaattttaattttctttagtATTGGGCTCCCTCCAAAATCTGGCCCGAAGCCCTTTATGAGGTACCGGAAACGGGCTATATTCCACCGTATCTTGAGGGCCCACCACTTCCCACCTGCACCCAAAAATAAGTTAAATTAGATAATTtataaacattttatttttgtaatattcTTTGAATTATAGTAGAAAAGTTAAACTTggtataaaaaaattgaattgaaatttaTCTTACCTCAATTCGTTGACCAGATgatgaatcaaaatcaaaatttcaagCTTTGCCAGCTCATTTCCCGGACAAGAGTGGGCCCCGGTGCCAAATGGCAGAAATGTATTGGGTTTCGGAGCAACCTGCATCCCATCACAAGAAAGTTTTAATAAAACTCCacctcaaaataattaaaagaaaaggacTTCCACATTTATGTCACTCATCTAGAAACGTATGGAATTTTTGTTgacaaacatatatatataaattattttgctattttaaatGGAGTATCGTTTTTCATACCTCAAATCTATAAGGGTCAAAATTTTGTGGTTCATCGAAAAATTCAGGATTGTGATGAATATTTCTGAATAATGGCATCACCTTCCACCCTTTTGGAATTAGATAACCTGCCAAAACAAATCGTCACTATTATTCTTCGAAACATCCTCATATTTGTAACCccacaaaaattaattatatatataaaaaaatattccaatAAAATCGTACCATTATATACTACATCAACCACAGCCTCCCTAAAAGTAAAAGATACAATGCTTGCCATCCTTAAGCTCTCCAATATCACCTATAAAAGTAAATATTAGCTAAATCTATATAATCAAATCAATCAATTTCATCACTAAACATACATGCATGTCTAATCATGCATCAGAATAATACTATCTCTGTTCACGAAATAAAGTCTCGTTTTATCATAAATAAACGCCTTCAATTAAAAGTgtcattattttcttaatttttttagtaaatcGGCCCCAAATTCTACTAAATCATCTCACTAAGGAGTATCGTATATGTGCGGAGAGGCACTatacattatatatataatatatttataccTTATATGTAAGTGGCATACTTCTTGTTTGAGTCCATGTCAAGCCCTTGTTTCCCTTTTCATTTGCCAGATAGGTTTCTTTCTGTTCAGACTGTGCATATAGATATTAAGACAACATTAGTAACTAGAAGATACTAGAAGTTAGGAACCTTAATTAATTACAGAAATAGTAATATACCTTAACAGCTTGTAATAGTTTGGGATGGTCGGTTAGGTATTTGACAATCCATGTTAATGCACTTGCGGTTGTGTCCTGAGCTGCAAACAGTATTCCGATGATGTTGTCTGCGATCTGGTCGTCGCTTAGCGTCTTCCCGTCCTCGTTCTTGAAGTTGAGAAGATGCCCCAACAAATCATTGTCCAACAACTTCTTCTCCTTCCTCTCGCTTATTATCTCCTCTAGTATTTGGCTCAGTCTCCTTCTTGCCTTTGTTCATCATTTTCTTAGTTAGTTGAACCATTTatggaaataatattgcatctttttgtgttgtttaagtgtgtgtgttttttcttACCATCAAGGCTTTGTGATATGCTGTTCCAGGTAGGTTTGTGGGGAAGGAGTTATAGCCTTTATCCACTATGCAATAGTTCTTCTTCAactcttctttcttctctctctccaacTCCCCGAAGATCGCTAAAATCCCCACTTCAAATGAGAACTACAAAAAGGGGTTGTTACTGTCAGCAGTGGCGGAGCCagaaaattattttaatcagcacaacaaaaatatgtataaggggaaattaaaaaaataactcGAGTAGTTTCTTGAAAACTTGCTCTTCAGATATAATTAAGACGCGTGcatgaaagaaagaaagaaaaaggaaagagtatatatatatataccttttTCATTTGTTGGAAGGTGTTGATGGGGTGTGGACTAGAAGCCCAAGAACTGATTGTGGAGATGACCAAGGCTTGAATCCCAGGAATGAATCTCTTGATGGATTGAGGGGAGAGAGAGTTGACAACAAGCCTTCTAATTTGGGAATGGTATTGGCCTTGGTGGAAGAAGAGGGCGGAGGGGCCGATCATCTTCTCCTTGCTCTTCGGGTAAGTAGGCTTGAACAAATCAGCGTTCGTCACCAGCACGAACCGTGCTGCTTCCGGCCCACCCAGCATCACGCACGGGCACCCCAATATGTGTGTTTTGAATATCTCCCCATACCTATAGTTAATTATCATGTtatagaaagagagagaaaatagaaagaaagataTGTATATTTCTATATATAGTAGTACCTTTTTAGCTTGTCGGAGAAGAAGATGTTGGGGTCTTTGTAGTATAATTGAAGTGTTTCTCCGAGGTAAGGCCATCCCATTGAGCCTGGAGGTAGTTTTGGTGTCAATTTGTGCTTCTTGGTGTGTTTTTTGGAGAAGATGTAATACAATAGAGTAGCTAGAAAGAGTAGGATGTAGATGATTGTGGGAGGGGATTTGTCCATTTGCATCAAGATTATGAGGCTTCTTTCTTAATAAATCACTTGTTTCTTAATAAGGGGGAATGAGTGGGGAGTTTGGTTTGTTTTTATAGGCACAATGAGGGGGAGGGGGTTGATAATGATAGTGATTGATCATCTTCTTGAGTTAGGGAGTTTAATTACCCAAACCCACCATTTTTATGTGGTAATTTCATGCATATCAATGTTGAtgtggaccacttttactttataaGGCCGAGTTTCGTTTTATATAGAGTCGTGTCTCATTGAGATAGTAACTTTTATTCGATGACTCATACATTATGTAGAAGAGATattggaatcttgaatttaagatgtccggtcaacgaagtttgaccaataataaatgagacgagacatttaattttttggaaattaaatgatatagcgtcgatctacgttctgcgtagatgaccgtagtatattcactttctcaaatccgattccctgtgagtgagaaaaaatggattaaagttggtcacattgtagcttttaaTAAAGCTATGAGATTAAAGCTTAGGGAGttattaactagtgttaattatcccacataagAGATGAGACAcgtcttttaatgtgtatttattaagtgactttactacacttaataattatagaGGACTAAGATGGGTTGAAGAAGCCCACACGTGCGCCGAGCCGTGCCCGTGCTCTTGCTCTTGCTCCAACGTCTAGATTCAACGTtgaccactccagctttcaaattCGTAACGGCTGGCCGTTACAGCCACGCCATGATGACAaccatcaaggctgagttgacccatgcagtggactaggcctataaataggctagtcatttctTGCATCAATATAGAACATAcacacaagcatcatactctctctgcatagtctttcttctcgaagctctgccctctcctcttccagttcgccggagctctgctcatagcggtgctgcttcactaGAGACGttgtcgttttatctttggggatgacacgccaaaccgagagcactatcggggtgtatctcgtcttgcggaaagaggactttccgcgactcggctaagtttgaTTTCCAGTTTATAGTTTCGTTTTCATTGTATTTTCAGtttcagttcttccttcttgagttgtattacgcccggtttttgTTTATATCTTGTAATTCCAGTCATTCCTACAACAAGAGATAGGTAGTGGTTAATTTTACGTATTATAGTTACGCCCGGTTTTTGTTTATATCTTGTAATTCCAGTCATTCCTACAACAAGAGATAGGTAGTGGTTAATTTTACGTATTATAGATACAATTAACCTTTATTAATGTAGTTTAATCACACATATATGGTCAGTTATTTATCTCAGAATAATATCATGTATGAATAATTAGTCTTAGCTCATGAGTTTAGACGTTTCACACGGtggtaaaataaatatttattttttacagtCTTTGATAATAAATCTTTGGTTGAATgtataatttgatattatctcCATCAAATATTTATATGATTGTAAAACTAGATATATACGAGAGTGGAATTGAATCAATTGAAGATAAATGAAATCCATGGGATGGTGACGGGAGGTCAATCAAATATATAGTGTGAtacttaataaatttaattatagaaGAGGAAATATGATCACTTTTTATCTAGTCTTGAATAATCTAGAGtcataattttgaattttatcaCGTGTGTCTATGCATGGTGGAGTTTGACTTTTAATAGTAGCATTAAATTAAATGACGGTTACTATAATCGCCTCATTCAAAAAGTTTTCCGGTTTCTTCTTAGAATTGAATATGTCGATTCATGTCAAAAGAGTTTATATTTATCTAGGTTAATATTTTAGATGTCGATTTCTCAATAATATCGTATGTATGCACATTATATACTCAATGACATTGtcatacaatttttttttaaatagcaattttgaaacaaaatatGAGATGGAAAATGTGAAACCATCAAACTTCAGTATGTTAATTAAGAGTACATTTTAGCAATATATTGATAGAAGTAACTTTGCATTTTGATTTAGATGTTATAATAACatgaaatataaaattcattCTCAAGGTTTTAATTAATcactgattttattttatttttcgtaATAACTAAATGCTGTAACATCATTGTCACTGAATTTACTAGGGCACCAATTTCTTGAAGCTCCTAGCAAAATCCCAATTATTCCCCCTCTGTAATTTACATGTGGATTGACTTTACAAAAATTTCATTTGCTAAACGATGAATCGAATGTCATGGAATATTGTTATTAATTTCCTTTATAAACTTATTGTAGCTAAGAAAACTCTAGTTTATAGAAGGTCCGTATAGAATTTCTTTAACTACATTTTTTATGTTTAGTTATAATATTTGAAGATGAATTAATATACTATCTGCCTATTGTATAGAGACAAATTACTGCACCGATCTGTTATCCCAttgtttattttcttgttctttagtattttacattataaattttgttttccTTATTACTTATCTCATTTCACCCTATAATTTTTGTCACATtgtttaagagcatccacaaccgtgctcttgccagcggcacggttgtgggcccgggcggtactattcatgcctgctctctggcaagagcacaacacccacaactgtgctcttccgcaaggacgagcacaattaatataaaattcaattacacaaaaacatttccataatattaaaattcatttaaaacccacaataaatattacaaatgacaaataaaattaaacattgcataattaaaatcctaaaaattaaaaattacataattaaaatcctaaaaattaaaaattacataattaaaatcctaaaaaattaaaaatgacactactcgttgccgaatttcgcccacatgtggttgattaggtcttcttgtagttgattgtggattcgagtatcgcgcattgtgtgtcttgttcgtagtattcttgttcttcgcgttccgcttccgccataatatgggtgaaatccatttgagattttgagtgggtgatgaatgtgttgatagtttgtatgagaattatgaatgagagatgatttgatgtgataaatggatgatgaatgtgtgtatttatagatgattttggggaaaaaaaaataaaaaaaaatcaaaaaaattcagaaaaaacgggaaaaaaacggccatatttttgggatttggaaaatatttttttttattttttagcattatttataattaaataccgatttttaaaaaaaaaataaaaaaagtttaaacacaacggctatgccgttgatgaatgggagcgcgccacgtgtgcgtccgctggcacggacgtgctcgatacatcgagcagcgccgtgccagcggcgcggctgcagcggcggcggtcctgcgccttgccaacggcgcgaacggcggtggcgtctttcgccaccgctgcggatgctctaaatattaatttatatttcacTTCTTATTCATTTAGTCTAGTACTAATTATTTGTCTTGTTTTACCTTATTTTATATTACATGCATAAATAATTTGTAATCCATTTCCTTATCATTTACCTTGAATATTTTCGTACAATAATCTGATCAAGGATGCTAGGGAAAGTTATcgaaataatatttaaattttgaatagtTATATTTAATAACAGATGGATAGAAAAATAAATGCATTATTAATTTGTAGTTTTGATACTCAATCAAAAGGAAATTTGTTATTAATTGCAGTAATGCTAGCGCAACATTTAAATTTGTTACACTACTTTTACGCTACTGCAGTTTATGTTCAATTAATGCAGTTTGTAGTTAATTAGTGTTATTTCACACCATCCTTTTATTTTCGTTTTCGTTATTAAgatttttataaaagaaaatccAAGGAgagaaaaaatttaatttaaaatcatgAAATATATGATTCTAGATGATCTTATTTGTATCATAGTATGATATTCCACATTATCTTTTTCGATATCAATTTTCAATGACGGTTCACCAACGTTTTGATACTCCATATCTTGCATAGATTCAATTCATCACAATTTATAAATCTCTGATCATAACTCACAGGGATGCTATATGAATGGTTAAGTTCAAATCAATCTAGAATATCTgagtaaattttataattttttcttttttctcatgGATTTAATATATAAGTAAAAAGTTTGGGTGGGAACGACAATTGGACATTAGAAATTAAAACTATGTTTAACTATCTCATTATAAAGAGCTGTAATTAGCATACAATTGTATGTTCCtaaaaataagtaaattaaGAGATAATTGTATTTAATGAATTGTAGCAGTACTGTACTAAATAAATCCATAACACTACACACACTGAAAATTATAGCTGTGTAAAAaataatgtttatttttttcttttttcttacaCAAAAACTCTAAATCCATTAATAaacgaaaaaataaaaaagagaatgGGCAATAAAGTGTAAATCTTTACGAGTAATTGCGAATCTTTGAAAGCCGGCCATGTGGAAAACAGCGGCGGGTGCATGCCAGCTCACACAGGGGATCAGCTCCCACTTTCTAGATCCAACGGCCACAAATGTCACATCGTGGCAAGGCATCGACGCTGTCACTAAACcgtccttaaattactattcgcggGCCCTAaggtacttttttactccatcccttaactaaagGACTGAACATGCAactcttaaccgtcccttaaattactattcattcaacttcatttttttatttttttcctaacaaattcaattaataaaaaacacacttcattaaaaataaaataacattacaacataaaattcgaaaaaatttaaaaaaaaacataataaaaaatcctaaaaaaatttaaaatacataatttaatttcctccgccaaagtttgcccaaatgtgccccattagatcatcttggagttgggcgtgggcggtagagtcacttgtccttgcccgaatagacaactgttcttgtatagacggatgcactccacttcgaggcgaaCTACTTGCGGTTGAACTTTCGGGGGCTTCAGGGTTAAACCAATTTCCTGCCTCAGGtacttcgtcttggacaatcatgttgtgcaagattatgaacgtatacatgatgtcgaccatgctctccatgaactacgtacgagccggggctttgataatgttgaagagcgcttggagaaccccaaACGCCCGCttcacatccttccgagcagcctcctgcttctgcgcaaaaagcgtctgctttgcgttcacaggcctggtgcacgtcttcacgaaggttggccacttcgggtagatgccgtcggcaagatagtaccccattttatagcgccggttgttagcggtgaagttgatggtcgACGCTTtatcatccaaaacttcggtgaagaggtcggattggtggaacacgtttatgtcgttgttcgagccggggaccccaaagtacgcatgccagatcatagccggtagtcggcgactgcctcgagtataacggtggggtgggtgtctttgtggccgctcgtgtacgaccctCTCCATGCCACCAGGCCATTCTTttattgccagtgcatgcaatcgacgctgccaagcatcccggggaatccgtgcacttcctcgtgaaggcggagcaggaactgacaatctgtcgtgcttggcttccggagaaattcgtctgtgaaggctgcccggacgcctttgcagaattggagcaagcacattctcccagtgctgtctccaatgtggaggtattcgtcgaacacatccgccgtttgtccagtcgcaagctgacggattgctgcagtacatttctgcagcgccgtgtggctgggacggccgacggcgtcgaacctttcttggaaggactcttcccgggccgccaatgtatttgcgatgtggagaaatagcggtcgccgcatgcggaaacgacgacggaagtaggtatctccccacaccgggttatcgcagaagtagtcgcggactaaccttgcggcggcttcctcccggttacgatggatgtaagtccgggagcgtctttgggtgggcggcttcctccgcttcccggcgtcgatcttcttcaagtgattattccattatttgacgcgtttgctcatatggatccatgagatcgattaaatttggggaagaataaaagagagatgatttgagatgaaaattggagaggaaatgaagatgatttgggaagaatagaagtgtagttgtgtgtgaaatgaggatgaattaggagtattttttcgaattaaaaaaatgatttattgcgtcagtgtGACGAATCACACTCGCgggccgacgagtgggcgtcatgcatggcctgggagcgcgccacgtcgcgagAGCGGGTGGCGAGCCGTCCCGTGCCGCGACTCTGCGTAGCGGGCGATCCGGCGAGACGGTgacgggacgagacgctgcaacgcgtcccgccacCGTTCCGTCATGAAGTAACGATGCAGCGTCCCGCCACCGTTCCGTCACGAAGTAACGAGATTCGGGCCACCCGAGTAACGCGGTGCGGGTGGCCTAATGGCTCAACAGTCGGTGATGAGCGGATTGTGAAGTTTCGCGACTGAGGGCCCACCACGTACTTGCAATTAGCGTATAAGGATACGACACGTGTCATGATCCCCGAGTAGGACGGCATTGTGTATGGGCGGGAGCACAGTAGCAAGCACAGTTTTCCTGATTTGGCAACATGTCGGCGCCCCCACTTTGCCTGATTTGTGTATTAGTCATCAATCTGTCATTTTTACTGGTCGAAACTAAATGGAATTTTGATTTAACTGAAAATTTAGTCACTATGTGTGAGTCTAACCCCATCGAAATATCAAAACCACATTCAATGGTGACCTAGTAATATTAGtacttattttgttttttcaaaactaaatttaacatcaacaaattcataaaatttgtatatagttttgtatttatttatatataaaagaaaatgaaatattatgctatatttttatatggggaacatcatttttggtccatgaactttgccaaagtatcattttaggtccgtaaactttgagttaatatcatttgaggtactttttactattttcaagtttttttggacgaaaataccctcaatacagtgtatatattttaaataaatttatcatatattcacatttttttataaatatctttacaatatatttttgacaaattttctaaatataatttgaccttaaatattatcacttaattttgtgacatgcaagtaaaattgcttcttcaattttttatattaaattttttttaaattgaataaagaactttctttaataataaaaagttgaataaagatctttttataaatatctttacaatatatttttgataaattttctaaatataatttgaccttcaatattatcatttaattttgtgacatgcaagaaaagatctttattcaattttttattattaaagaaaagttctttattcaatttttaaaaaaaattaatataaaaaattgaagaagcaattttacttgcatgtcacaaaattaagtgataatatttaaggtcaaattatatttagaaaatttgtcaaaaatatattgtaaagatatttataaaaaaatatgaatatatgataaatttattaaaaatatatacattctaaggtattgagggtattttcgtccaaaaaacttggaaatagtaaaa
This window contains:
- the LOC121756829 gene encoding abscisic acid 8'-hydroxylase 4-like encodes the protein MQMDKSPPTIIYILLFLATLLYYIFSKKHTKKHKLTPKLPPGSMGWPYLGETLQLYYKDPNIFFSDKLKRYGEIFKTHILGCPCVMLGGPEAARFVLVTNADLFKPTYPKSKEKMIGPSALFFHQGQYHSQIRRLVVNSLSPQSIKRFIPGIQALVISTISSWASSPHPINTFQQMKKFSFEVGILAIFGELEREKKEELKKNYCIVDKGYNSFPTNLPGTAYHKALMARRRLSQILEEIISERKEKKLLDNDLLGHLLNFKNEDGKTLSDDQIADNIIGILFAAQDTTASALTWIVKYLTDHPKLLQAVKSEQKETYLANEKGNKGLTWTQTRSMPLTYKVILESLRMASIVSFTFREAVVDVVYNGYLIPKGWKVMPLFRNIHHNPEFFDEPQNFDPYRFEVAPKPNTFLPFGTGAHSCPGNELAKLEILILIHHLVNELRWEVVGPQDTVEYSPFPVPHKGLRARFWREPNTKEN